From a region of the Triticum aestivum cultivar Chinese Spring chromosome 7D, IWGSC CS RefSeq v2.1, whole genome shotgun sequence genome:
- the LOC123165349 gene encoding lysine-specific histone demethylase 1 homolog 2: MSPSPPPPSGRPRRAASARPGSYDESLVDTELQAYLGNSPSRRIRRLRRLSPEERQRETETEALIALSLGFPIDALLPAEEAILADADAAAPNDYIVVRNHILASWRADPRVPLPRARVLETVASSYDHLVAAAHGFLTREGHVNFGVSAAFPASSPADALQAPAASVLVIGAGLAGLAAARQLLRFGLRVLVLEGRARPGGRVYTSRLGGGQAAVELGGSVITGIHANPLGVLARQLGIPLHKVRDRCPLYHTDGRTVGTRLDRSIDLVFNTLLDHATRLREALKEAAEGISLGEGIERLRRLYNVAKSEEEREVLDWHLANLEFSNAGCLSELSLAHWDQDDQFEMGGDHCFLAGGNSRLVHALCDGVPVLYEKTVKRIEHGVDGVSITVEGGQVFQADMALCTVPLGVLKRGSIVFDPELPENKLGAIQRLGFGLLNKVAMVFPSVFWDEEIDTFGCLNKESSKRGEFFLFYSYHTVSGGAVLVALVAGEAALEFEKVDPVVTLHRVLGILRGIYGPKGITVPDPIQSACTRWGSDPLCCGSYSHIRVGSSGTDYDILAESVSEDRLFFAGEATNRAYPATMHGALLSGLREASRILRASQSRVDSDHKKYALQKSLRPPDGILEDLFTEPDLEFSRFSFVFSSMTPDDPQSMGLLRITLENPHLEGDQKDQEPAAEKEAHQKAFHLYAAISREQANQLQLAGDDDRGRLELLCKDLSVKLMGYDSTCDTGNSLILSIQSAQKARKRLRCPKDLKF; encoded by the exons atgtcgccgtcgccgccgccgccgtcgggccGCCCGCGCCGTGCGGCGTCGGCGCGTCCGGGGTCGTACGACGAGTCGCTGGTCGACACCGAACTGCAGGCCTACCTTGGGAACTCCCCGTCGCGGCGCATCCGGCGCCTGCGCCGCCTCTCCCCGGAGGAGCGCCAGCgcgagacggagacagaggcgctcATTGCGCTCTCCCTGGGCTTCCCCATCGATGCCCTCCTCCCCGCCGAGGAGGCCATCCTCGCGGACGCCGATGCTGCCGCCCCCAACGACTACATCGTCGTCCGCAACCACATCCTCGCCTCCTGGCGCGCCGACCCGCGGGTTCCGCTCCCCCGCGCGCGCGTGCTCGAGACCGTTGCCTCGAGCTACGACCACCTAGTCGCCGCCGCGCACGGCTTCCTCACCCGCGAGGGCCACGTCAACTTCGGCGTCTCCGCCGCCTTCCCCGCATCCTCTCCCGCCGACGCGCTCCAGGCCCCAGCCGCTTCCGTCCTCGTCATCGGTGCTGGCCTCGCCGGGCTCGCTGCCGCGCGGCAGCTTCTCCGCTTCGGCCTCCGCGTGCTCGTCCTGGAGGGCCGCGCCCGCCCTGGTGGCCGCGTTTACACCTCCCGCCTAGGCGGGGGCCAGGCCGCCGTCGAGCTCGGTGGGAGCGTCATCACTGGCATCCACGCCAACCCGCTAGGCGTGCTCGCCCGCCAGCTCGGGATTCCTCTCCACAAGGTGCGTGACCGCTGCCCACTGTACCACACTGACGGCCGGACTGTGGGCACCAGGCTAGATAGAAGTATCGATTTGGTGTTCAATACGCTTCTTGACCACGCCACCAGGCTGCGGGAGGCTCTCAAGGAAGCCGCAGAGGGGATCTCGCTGGGGGAAGGGATCGAAAGGCTGAGAAGGTTGTACAATGTGGCCAAAAGCGAGGAAGAGAGGGAGGTTCTGGACTGGCATCTGGCAAACCTTGAGTTCTCCAATGCTGGTTGCTTATCGGAGCTCTCTCTGGCGCACTGGGACCAGGACGACCAGTTTGAGATGGGTGGTGACCATTGCTTCTTGGCTGGAGGGAATTCGAGGCTGGTACACGCCTTATGTGATGGCGTACCAGTGTTGTATGAGAAGACGGTGAAGCGGATTGAGCATGGAGTAGATGGCGTGAGCATCACAGTGGAAGGAGGACAGGTTTTTCAGGCGGACATGGCGCTCTGCACTGTTCCGCTTGGAGTGCTCAAGAGGGGTAGCATTGTGTTTGACCCAGAGTTGCCTGAAAACAAGCTTGGGGCGATTCAGAGGTTGGGGTTTGGTTTGTTGAACAAAGTGGCTATGGTGTTCCCATCTGTATTTTGGGATGAGGAAATTGATACATTTGGGTGTTTGAATAAGGAGTCCAGCAAGCGTGGGGAATTCTTTCTCTTCTACAGCTACCATACTGTCTCTGGTGGCGCAGTACTTGTTGCACTTGTGGCGGGAGAGGCTGCTTTGGAGTTTGAAAAGGTTGATCCTGTTGTTACACTTCATCGAGTACTTGGTATTCTTCGAG GTATCTATGGCCCAAAAGGCATTACTGTGCCTGACCCCATTCAATCTGCTTGTACAAGATGGGGTAGTGATCCTCTCTGTTGCGGTTCATACTCTCACATCAGAGTTGGGTCTTCTGGAACGGACTATGACATTCTTGCTGAGAGTGTCAGTGAAGACCGGCTCTTCTTCGCTGGAGAAGCGACGAACCGTGCATACCCTGCAACGATGCATGGTGCCTTATTGAGCGGACTAAGAGAAGCTTCCAGAATTCTCCGGGCTTCACAAAGCAGAGTGGATTCCGATCATAAAAAGTATGCTCTGCAGAAAAGCCTTAGACCTCCCGATGGCATCCTTGAAGATCTTTTCACGGAGCCAGATCTTGAATTCAGCAGATTCTCATTCGTGTTCTCCTCCATGACACCCGACGATCCACAGTCTATGGGCTTGCTCAGGATTACACTTGAGAATCCCCATTTGGAAGGGGACCAAAAGGATCAGGAGCCTGCAGCCGAGAAGGAGGCTCACCAGAAAGCTTTCCACTTATATGCCGCCATCTCTCGAGAGCAGGCCAATCAGCTGCAACTGGCAGGCGACGACGATCGAGGTAGGTTAGAGTTGCTATGCAAGGATCTTAGTGTAAAGCTGATGGGGTACGACAGTACATGTGATACAGGCAACTCTCTGATTTTAAGCATCCAAAGCGCTCAGAAAGCCAGGAAGAGGCTGCGGTGCCCGAAGGACTTAAAATTCTGA